A window of the Gemmatirosa kalamazoonensis genome harbors these coding sequences:
- a CDS encoding DUF937 domain-containing protein → MSVLDLVQQHLGPDQIRQLSQQIGADPAQTETAVQAALPMLLGGMASTAQDAGGAQGVQEAMQQHEGLLGGLGGLGGSLGSILSGALGGAGGAGGGILGNVLGRHEGQVNDGVQQASGLDAGQTKKLLLILAPIVLAALAHQRKQQQQSATQPSAADLNADGIPDALQQEARQAQAQTQRTAPHIGGIVGKILDAATRH, encoded by the coding sequence ATGAGCGTTCTCGACCTCGTCCAGCAGCACCTCGGTCCGGACCAGATCCGGCAGCTCAGTCAGCAGATCGGCGCCGACCCGGCGCAAACCGAGACGGCCGTCCAGGCCGCGCTGCCGATGCTGCTCGGCGGCATGGCGAGCACCGCCCAGGATGCCGGCGGTGCCCAGGGCGTCCAGGAAGCGATGCAGCAGCACGAGGGGTTGCTCGGTGGCCTCGGTGGCCTCGGCGGCTCGCTCGGCTCGATCCTGTCCGGCGCGCTCGGTGGCGCGGGCGGCGCCGGGGGCGGCATCCTCGGCAACGTCCTCGGACGCCACGAGGGGCAGGTGAACGACGGCGTCCAGCAGGCGTCGGGGCTCGACGCGGGTCAGACGAAGAAGCTGCTCCTCATCCTCGCCCCGATCGTGCTCGCCGCGCTCGCGCATCAGCGCAAGCAGCAACAGCAGAGCGCCACCCAGCCGTCAGCGGCTGACCTGAACGCCGACGGCATCCCCGACGCGCTCCAGCAGGAGGCCCGTCAGGCGCAGGCCCAGACCCAGCGCACCGCGCCGCACATCGGCGGCATCGTGGGGAAGATCCTCGACGCGGCGACGCGGCACTGA
- a CDS encoding pectinesterase family protein, producing the protein MTRAALVLTLALVAPAGAGAQRWAAVVDARFTGRDGARVAGAPTYHTLGTALGALPKTGPAAVYLRNGRYREKLVVARPRVTLVGESRDGVVITWDDAAGTPRPGGGAPLGTFGSYTLRVAAPDFRAEHLTVENAFDYLANMRKPADDPTKLQGAQAVALALDSASDRASFEDVRVAGHQDTLYPNAGRAYFHKCEITGSVDFIFGAGVAVFDECVIVSRDRGSPTNNGYVAAPSTPLRRPYGFLFVRSRLTKETPAMAANTVVLGRPWHAGGDPQAVGSAVFVDCWMDDHVGAKGWDRMRMGTDSAGNAVWAEPNASRFYEYRSTGPGAVASPRRLQLTDADAARYTVERVLDGWTPPSARR; encoded by the coding sequence ATGACGCGCGCTGCCCTCGTCCTCACGCTCGCTCTCGTGGCCCCCGCGGGCGCCGGCGCCCAGCGGTGGGCGGCCGTCGTCGACGCGCGGTTCACCGGACGCGACGGTGCCCGCGTCGCCGGCGCGCCGACGTACCACACGCTGGGCACGGCGCTCGGCGCGTTGCCCAAGACCGGGCCCGCCGCGGTCTACCTGCGCAACGGTCGCTACCGCGAGAAGCTCGTCGTCGCGCGGCCGCGCGTCACGCTCGTCGGCGAGAGCCGCGACGGCGTCGTGATCACGTGGGACGACGCCGCCGGCACCCCGCGCCCGGGCGGCGGCGCGCCCTTAGGCACGTTCGGCAGCTACACGCTGCGCGTCGCGGCGCCGGACTTCCGCGCCGAGCATCTCACGGTCGAGAACGCGTTCGACTACCTCGCGAACATGCGCAAGCCGGCCGACGACCCCACGAAGCTGCAGGGCGCGCAGGCCGTCGCGCTCGCGCTCGACTCGGCCAGCGACCGCGCGTCGTTCGAGGACGTGCGCGTGGCGGGACATCAGGACACGCTGTACCCGAACGCGGGACGCGCGTACTTCCACAAGTGCGAGATCACCGGCAGCGTCGACTTCATCTTCGGCGCCGGCGTCGCGGTGTTCGACGAGTGCGTCATCGTGTCGCGCGACCGCGGCAGCCCGACGAACAACGGCTACGTCGCCGCGCCGAGCACCCCGCTCCGCCGGCCGTACGGCTTCCTGTTCGTGCGCAGCCGCCTGACGAAGGAGACGCCGGCGATGGCGGCCAACACCGTGGTGCTCGGACGGCCGTGGCATGCCGGCGGCGATCCGCAGGCGGTGGGGAGCGCGGTGTTCGTCGACTGCTGGATGGACGACCACGTGGGCGCCAAGGGGTGGGACCGCATGCGCATGGGCACCGACTCCGCCGGCAACGCGGTGTGGGCAGAGCCCAACGCGTCGCGCTTCTACGAGTACCGCAGCACCGGCCCCGGCGCCGTCGCGAGCCCGCGCCGCCTCCAGCTCACCGACGCCGACGCGGCGCGCTACACCGTGGAGCGCGTGCTCGATGGATGGACGCCACCGTCGGCTCGACGATGA
- a CDS encoding glycoside hydrolase family 28 protein — MPRFAVIAALATLVSPLGAQDTRTVAEPKIPPACATLDASLVPVGDTTLADADEGRLDTDRIQRAIDGCAAGRAVVLKADGPRRAFLGGPLKLRPGVTLVVDSGAILFGSRDPEVYATSAGSCGVRKEGARGCRPLIAVDRADHAGVMGGGTIDGRGWATMAGQTISWWDLAQQARTGPPQQNPRMIQTNGSNDFTLYGITLRNSPNFHVVFDRGDGFTAWGVKIHTPSPNARNTDGIDPAGATNVTITRSWILTGDDNVAIKGGSAKTTHVTVSHNHFYRGHGMSIGSETNAGVERVLVTDLTVDGADNGLRIKSNASRGGLVSNVTYENVCIRKTKEPIFMDTHYSASPQTTGTLIPVFRDIVLRNVRVLDAGRITLDGYDAERRLGITLDGVTFDDVATVKLKASHADVTLGAGGTNLPIAGDDVKMTGPAVRKDAAAAPSCEGRFAPFPVR; from the coding sequence ATGCCACGTTTCGCCGTCATCGCAGCCCTCGCCACGCTCGTCTCACCGTTAGGCGCGCAGGACACGCGCACCGTCGCCGAGCCGAAGATTCCGCCGGCGTGCGCCACGCTCGACGCGTCGCTCGTGCCCGTGGGCGACACGACGCTCGCCGACGCCGACGAGGGAAGGCTCGACACCGACCGCATCCAGCGCGCGATCGACGGCTGTGCGGCCGGGCGCGCCGTGGTGCTGAAGGCCGACGGGCCGCGGCGCGCGTTCCTCGGCGGGCCGCTCAAACTGCGGCCCGGCGTCACGCTCGTCGTCGACTCGGGCGCGATCCTGTTCGGCTCGCGCGATCCGGAGGTGTACGCGACGTCGGCGGGGAGCTGCGGCGTGCGGAAGGAGGGCGCTCGCGGCTGCCGCCCGCTCATCGCCGTCGACAGAGCCGACCACGCGGGCGTGATGGGCGGCGGCACGATCGACGGCCGCGGCTGGGCGACGATGGCGGGGCAGACGATCTCGTGGTGGGACCTCGCGCAGCAGGCGCGCACCGGCCCGCCGCAGCAGAACCCGCGCATGATCCAGACGAACGGATCGAACGACTTCACGCTCTACGGCATCACGCTCCGCAACTCGCCGAACTTCCACGTCGTGTTCGACCGTGGCGACGGGTTCACCGCGTGGGGCGTGAAGATCCACACGCCGAGCCCGAACGCGCGCAACACCGACGGCATCGACCCCGCCGGCGCGACGAACGTGACGATCACGCGGAGCTGGATCCTGACCGGCGACGACAACGTCGCGATCAAGGGCGGCAGCGCGAAGACGACGCACGTCACCGTGTCGCACAACCACTTCTACCGCGGCCACGGCATGTCGATCGGCAGCGAGACGAACGCCGGCGTCGAGCGCGTGCTCGTCACCGACCTCACGGTCGACGGCGCCGACAACGGGCTGCGCATCAAGTCCAACGCGTCGCGCGGCGGGCTCGTGTCGAACGTGACGTACGAGAACGTGTGCATCCGGAAGACGAAGGAGCCGATCTTCATGGACACGCACTACAGCGCCTCGCCGCAGACGACGGGCACGCTGATCCCGGTGTTCCGCGACATCGTGCTCCGCAACGTGCGCGTGCTCGATGCCGGCCGCATCACGCTCGACGGCTACGACGCGGAGCGCCGGCTCGGGATCACGCTCGACGGCGTGACGTTCGACGACGTCGCGACGGTGAAGCTGAAGGCGTCGCACGCCGACGTGACGCTCGGCGCCGGCGGCACGAACCTGCCGATCGCGGGCGACGACGTGAAGATGACCGGGCCCGCCGTGCGCAAGGACGCCGCCGCGGCTCCGTCGTGCGAGGGACGCTTCGCGCCGTTCCCGGTGCGGTGA
- a CDS encoding sugar ABC transporter ATP-binding protein, translated as MTSPAVEFRGVTKRFPGVVALDDVSFDVHAGSVHAVCGENGAGKSTLGKILSGIYQADAGEVRLEGRPVRFASPRDALAAGVAMVHQELAFCENLTVADNLCLGRLPSRWGFVDRGALRERARALLGTVGASIDPDRPMASLGVAEQQVVQIAAAVGEGAKVVVFDEPTSSLGEAEAANLFRLIDELRERGVAILYVSHRMPEIYRLCDTITVLRDGRHVGTHPTSELDEASLVQLMIGRRLEQYFPAHVSAPRGEERLRVEGLTRPGHFEDVSFTLHAGEVLGLAGLVGAGRSEVAETIFGIVPAARGFVSVRGKRVQIAHATDAMAHGIGFVPEDRKKQGLVLGMRTRENTTLPTLDRLSRFGFVDRAAERDTVRIYFDRLRVKATQETVTAALSGGNQQKIVMAKWLAAGGDILILDEPTRGVDVGAKAEIHAWIDKLAAEGAAVLLISSELPELLNLSSRVVVLREGRVVGELPREAASQDALLRMMAGLTSEAA; from the coding sequence ATGACCTCTCCTGCAGTGGAGTTCCGCGGCGTCACCAAGCGCTTTCCCGGCGTGGTGGCGCTGGACGACGTGTCGTTCGACGTGCACGCGGGCTCGGTGCACGCGGTGTGCGGCGAGAACGGCGCGGGGAAGAGCACGCTCGGAAAGATCCTCTCCGGCATCTATCAGGCGGACGCCGGCGAGGTGCGCCTCGAGGGGCGGCCGGTGCGGTTCGCGAGCCCGCGCGACGCGCTCGCCGCGGGTGTCGCGATGGTGCACCAGGAGCTCGCGTTCTGCGAGAACCTCACCGTCGCCGACAATCTGTGCCTCGGCCGCCTGCCGAGCCGGTGGGGCTTCGTCGACCGCGGCGCGCTGCGCGAGCGGGCGCGCGCGCTGTTAGGCACCGTCGGCGCGTCGATCGACCCCGACCGGCCGATGGCGTCGCTGGGCGTCGCCGAGCAGCAGGTGGTGCAGATCGCCGCCGCGGTCGGCGAAGGGGCGAAGGTCGTCGTGTTCGACGAGCCCACGAGCTCACTCGGCGAGGCCGAGGCGGCGAACCTGTTCCGGCTGATCGACGAGCTGCGCGAGCGCGGCGTCGCGATCCTCTACGTGTCGCACCGCATGCCGGAGATCTACCGGCTGTGCGACACCATCACCGTGCTCCGCGACGGTCGGCACGTCGGCACGCATCCGACATCGGAGCTCGACGAGGCGTCGCTCGTGCAGCTCATGATCGGCCGCCGGCTGGAGCAGTACTTCCCGGCGCACGTCAGCGCGCCGCGCGGCGAGGAGCGGCTGCGCGTGGAGGGGCTCACGCGACCCGGACACTTCGAGGACGTGTCGTTCACGCTGCACGCGGGGGAGGTGCTCGGCCTCGCGGGGCTCGTCGGCGCGGGGCGCTCCGAGGTGGCGGAGACGATCTTCGGCATCGTGCCGGCGGCGCGCGGATTCGTGTCGGTGCGCGGCAAGCGCGTGCAGATCGCGCACGCGACGGACGCGATGGCGCACGGCATCGGCTTCGTGCCCGAGGACCGCAAGAAGCAGGGGCTCGTGCTCGGCATGCGCACGCGCGAGAACACCACGCTTCCCACGCTCGACCGCCTGTCGCGCTTCGGCTTCGTCGACCGCGCGGCGGAGCGCGACACGGTGCGCATTTACTTCGACCGGCTGCGGGTGAAGGCGACACAGGAGACCGTGACCGCGGCGCTCTCCGGCGGCAATCAGCAGAAGATCGTGATGGCGAAGTGGCTCGCCGCGGGCGGCGACATCCTCATCCTCGACGAGCCGACCCGCGGCGTGGACGTCGGCGCGAAGGCCGAGATCCACGCGTGGATCGACAAGCTCGCGGCGGAGGGCGCGGCGGTGCTGCTCATCTCGAGCGAGCTGCCGGAGCTGCTGAACCTCTCGTCGCGCGTCGTGGTGCTGCGCGAGGGGCGCGTGGTCGGCGAGCTGCCGCGCGAGGCGGCGTCGCAGGACGCGCTGCTGCGGATGATGGCCGGGCTGACCTCCGAGGCCGCCTAA
- a CDS encoding sugar ABC transporter substrate-binding protein, with translation MSVTSVITRRAALGLLATIGLGACSRGGAGNDSATSGTPNATTAGASASGKKTFTIAMIAKSSTNPVFLSGRQGAEAAADSIGKATGVTVKIDWLTPPNEDAAVQAQRIAQAVNAGDDAILLSASDASKLVGAIDEAVARGVPVMTFDSDVPTSKRFSFYGGDDEAMGRQVMAELAKQMGGKGKIGILAGNQNAPNLQKRVKGAKDEAAKYPGMQILGTFYHIETPQDAAAEVLRAQNAYPDIQGWAFIGGWPLWTKTLLTDLDPNKVKIVSVDALPSELPYVDKGLAPVLFAQPTYNWGYVSVKTIWDHVHDKKDVPAHVQMDLIRVDKSNLNQWAKQLKDWGFSDVDPKYLNQ, from the coding sequence ATGTCCGTCACGTCCGTGATCACGCGCCGCGCGGCGCTCGGCCTGCTCGCCACCATCGGTCTCGGCGCGTGCAGCCGGGGCGGCGCCGGGAACGACTCGGCCACGTCCGGCACGCCTAACGCGACGACCGCCGGCGCCTCCGCGTCCGGCAAGAAGACGTTCACCATCGCGATGATCGCGAAGAGCTCCACGAACCCCGTCTTCCTCTCCGGACGGCAGGGGGCCGAAGCAGCCGCCGACTCGATCGGCAAGGCGACCGGTGTGACGGTGAAGATCGACTGGCTCACGCCGCCGAACGAGGACGCCGCCGTGCAGGCGCAGCGCATCGCGCAGGCGGTGAACGCGGGCGACGACGCGATCCTGCTCTCGGCGAGCGACGCGAGCAAGCTGGTGGGCGCGATCGACGAGGCGGTCGCGCGCGGCGTGCCGGTGATGACGTTCGACTCCGACGTGCCGACGTCGAAGCGCTTCAGCTTCTACGGCGGCGACGACGAGGCGATGGGCCGCCAGGTGATGGCCGAGCTGGCGAAGCAGATGGGCGGCAAGGGGAAGATCGGGATCCTCGCCGGCAACCAGAACGCGCCGAACCTGCAGAAGCGGGTGAAGGGCGCGAAGGACGAGGCGGCGAAGTATCCCGGCATGCAGATCCTCGGGACGTTCTATCACATCGAGACGCCGCAGGACGCCGCCGCGGAGGTGCTCCGCGCGCAGAACGCGTATCCCGACATCCAGGGGTGGGCGTTCATCGGCGGCTGGCCGCTGTGGACGAAGACGCTGCTGACGGACCTCGATCCGAACAAGGTGAAGATCGTCTCCGTCGATGCGCTGCCGTCGGAGCTGCCGTACGTCGACAAGGGGCTCGCGCCGGTGCTGTTCGCACAGCCGACGTACAACTGGGGCTACGTGAGCGTGAAGACCATCTGGGACCACGTGCACGACAAGAAGGACGTGCCGGCGCACGTGCAGATGGATCTCATCCGCGTCGACAAGTCGAACCTCAACCAGTGGGCCAAGCAGCTCAAGGACTGGGGCTTCAGCGACGTCGACCCGAAGTATCTGAACCAATGA